The Notolabrus celidotus isolate fNotCel1 chromosome 23, fNotCel1.pri, whole genome shotgun sequence region TTGTAGTATGTTCTGGAACCTGTTGTGAGACCGCTTCAGTTCTGGATTTACTGTCGGTTCCAAAGTTGCTTGGAAATCAGAGCAGTTGGAAGTACTCCGGGTTACAAAAGGTTGCCGTACAGTCAGAAGGGTTCTGGGATCGGAGATGGTTCTAGAACTGGTTTTGGAATGATAATGAAAAAGACTCTAAACTTGGTTCTAGATTCAAAGTGAGTTCTAGAATCACTGTAGGTTCTAAAGTAAGCTCAGGAATCACAGAGGTTGTAAAGGGTTCTGAAATCAGAGACTGTTGTAGAACTGGTTCCTGAAATAggttctttaaaaacacagagcagcttCTGTGGTTTCTAGAGTCCGATAAGGAGCTAAAGAAAGTTCTGGAAAAACACTTATCTTTAAAGTTTGCTCTAGGTTTAAGGCAGGATGGTTTCTGGGGTCTTAAATGCGAACTTAGTAAAGGGTTCTGGAATCAAAGCCAGACCAGGACTGGTTCCCCGGTCTCTGTCCTCACCCGGGTTGTGTACCATGCTGCTGGTCatggtgtgtgtgctgtttgtcGATCCGGCTGGATGCCATAGTAACTCCTCATCAGAGCCACCACTCTCGGATCTCATGATGTTGGACCAGCCTGATTTCTATGGCACCGACCTGCCTCTAGATCCAGAGCTAGACCTTCAGATCCAGACCCAAGACAGACAGACGCATCTAGTGCAAGAGACTGTAAACAAGGCCCTGTCCTCTCTGGAGAAGGGGAAGACGAAACATGTGAGTAAGCTGAAACCGAAACCTGACAGGAAGTCTCACTTGTCCTCCACCAACACCTCTCTGGTGGTTCCGAAGCACTCGGGATCGCCCCCCGGCTGCGTGCAGACCACATCCATCCGCACAGCCTTCAAGTACATCAACACGGTGTTGTCCTGCGTGATCTTTGCTGTGGGGATCATCGGAAACGCCACCCTGCTGAGGATTATCTGTCAGAACAAGAGCATGAGGAATGGACCCAACCTCCTGATCGCCAGCCTGGCCCTGGGAGACCTGATCTACATCGCCATCGACCTGCCCATCAACGTCTACAAGGTACTGACCATGATGGAGAGAATACACGGTTATAGAGTCAGGAATCAGATACCTTACCTCACACGTTTCAAGAGACCATGGTTCTCTGAGTCTGGCTGGTGTGTTGTTTGTCTCAGACGGCACACTGAGTGTTCCCCTGATAATGACACCAAAATATCCTCCTAACACTGataacacaccacacactgatACTGTGAtgttgtgttaatgtgtgtgtgtgtgtgtgtgtgtgtgtgtgtgtgtgtgtgtgtttgtgtgtgtgtgtgtgtgtgtgtgtgtgtgtgtgtgtgtgtgtgtgtgtgtgtgtgtgtgtgtagctcttGGCGATGGGGTGGCCGTTTGCTGACAGTGCTTTCGGCCTGTTCCTCTGTAAGCTGTTCCCCTTCCTGCAGAAAGCCTCAGTCGGCATCACCGTCCTCAACCTGTGTGCTCTGAGTGtggacaggtaacacacacacacacacacacaaacacacacacacacacacactgacaaacacacacacacacacacacacacacacacacacacacacacagggcccttACAGTTGTTAAAATAACAACGTCCTTGCCCTCAGGTACCGTGCGGTGGCCTCCTGGTCCCGGGTTCAGGGCACAGGTGTTCCCACTGTGACCGCAGTAGAGATCGTGGTGATCTGGCTGCTGTCCATCGTGTTAGCTGTGCCGGAGGCCATCGGGTTCGACATGGTGACCTTTGAGTACAGGAACCAGACCATTAGGACGTGCATGCTGCAGCCCAAGTCCCCCTTCATGACtgtgagtctctctctctctctctctctggggatTTAAACCCTCTCTTTGATCCGTCTCTTTTATCTCTGTGTTCTCGTGTTTCGGGGCGAGCTCTCTTCAACTCAGTTTAAAatctcatttcctgtttgtgttcaaGTCACCACTGGAACTAAACACAGTCCGCCCAGAACTGAATCTGGACCAGATATTGCGCTGAAGTTCCACTGTAg contains the following coding sequences:
- the LOC117807399 gene encoding endothelin receptor type B-like isoform X1, which gives rise to MVSGVLNANLVKGSGIKARPGLVPRSLSSPGLCTMLLVMVCVLFVDPAGCHSNSSSEPPLSDLMMLDQPDFYGTDLPLDPELDLQIQTQDRQTHLVQETVNKALSSLEKGKTKHVSKLKPKPDRKSHLSSTNTSLVVPKHSGSPPGCVQTTSIRTAFKYINTVLSCVIFAVGIIGNATLLRIICQNKSMRNGPNLLIASLALGDLIYIAIDLPINVYKLLAMGWPFADSAFGLFLCKLFPFLQKASVGITVLNLCALSVDRYRAVASWSRVQGTGVPTVTAVEIVVIWLLSIVLAVPEAIGFDMVTFEYRNQTIRTCMLQPKSPFMTFYRDAKDWWLFGFYFCVPLACSAVFYGLMTCEMLRHQKGSLRIVLSEHLKQRREVAKAVFCLVLIFALCWFPLHLSRLLMRTVYKPHDVHRCELLNFLLVLDYFSINMATINSCINPIILFFVSKKFKNCFKSCLCCWCYSGSLSNSMLPLHHGTSLQYKHTDH
- the LOC117807399 gene encoding endothelin receptor type B-like isoform X2 — translated: MVSGVLNANLVKGSGIKARPGLVPRSLSSPGLCTMLLVMVCVLFVDPAGCHSNSSSEPPLSDLMMLDQPDFYGTDLPLDPELDLQIQTQDRQTHLVQETVNKALSSLEKGKTKHVSKLKPKPDRKSHLSSTNTSLVVPKHSGSPPGCVQTTSIRTAFKYINTVLSCVIFAVGIIGNATLLRIICQNKSMRNGPNLLIASLALGDLIYIAIDLPINVYKLLAMGWPFADSAFGLFLCKLFPFLQKASVGITVLNLCALSVDRYRAVASWSRVQGTGVPTVTAVEIVVIWLLSIVLAVPEAIGFDMVTFEYRNQTIRTCMLQPKSPFMTFYRDAKDWWLFGFYFCVPLACSAVFYGLMTCEMLRHQKGSLRIVLSEHLKQRREVAKAVFCLVLIFALCWFPLHLSRLLMRTVYKPHDVHRCELLNFLLVLDYFSINMATINSCINPIILFFVSKKFKNCFK